ctATCTTCATTTTCTGTTTGATCTTTAATTTTTCGTTCTATTGCATTTTTCCACCCTATCTTCTTTTATCCGTTCTATCTTCATTTTAAgtcctatttttgtttttccgaCATATCTTCAATTTTTCGTCCCATGACATTTGTCAGTTCTATCTTCATTTTCCCATCCtacgacttttttttttttttttttttatgtttcatcttcattttttttgccTTACGTTCAATTTTCCCTTCTAATGCATTAATTCTAATTATGAGAATACTAATTAAACTACAAAGTACATGTTTACTGTTCTCGATATTTACATTTACACTTTAAGTTATCATATGAAGCTTCATTACATGCAAACCACACCTCCAACAAAATTAAGGAAGGAGAAAAGTTTTACATTTATCCTTCAAGTTGTAAGAGATAAGATTCGAATCATCAAAAACAATAGAGAAGCACTTGAGGGTAAAGATTTCAATGTCTCTCttaaatttacaatgatttGTTAGTGGGAACTATTTTTACGTTATTGAATAACCTAATGAATAACAATTCATTATGTTTCAAATCCTAATGAATAACAATTCTTCCTCTGTCACACCACAAATCGTGTTATAAAGGATATCACATATCTTTGCTAATTCGGAAGAGATTTTGTTGTGGATAATTTACTTTTGCATTGCAAGATGACAAGGGTGTTATAAGATGAGAggtttggtttgttttcacaaaaccatctcatatcatataatcgttataactttctcaagttttcaaataaaatataataaacaattcaattttttcaaataaaaaaaatactattacaaaaatattttaacaatattttattcaacttttaattttaatctcatctcatctcaatttattatccaaatcaAGTAGTAGATTTGGCATTACTTGGACGATGCCTTCGACACTGGTGAATCTTTTAGTTAGCTGGAATGGGCAGGCTTCACCGTTGTTATCAGGTGGCTGCGGTTTGGAGATTGATTCATTTGTAccttatatgatatatttagtTGGGAAGGAAAAATTGGTGCTTTGAAGACTGAATGCACTTCGGAAATCTTTCTATGCACACCttattgctttgattttttgttattgtgcttaatgaaattagtattcatgattttcttatttctttttcaggTCTTTTAGGATATATTTAAGTGTTTGTTTTGTATACTCCATATACATCAAATTACGAAAATACTTACATAACTTTCAGATAATTATCGCATTGTCCTTTAAtcttatttcataaaaaatatagtcataatttttaaaaaaattatattaaattttatattatttttacttcaaaaattaatttttactttatttctaaaattaatttttaaacgtGCGGTTACGACCGTAATTCCAAATAtgctctttatatttttaaaagaccGAAAGGATGGCGACATTGGGCTGGGGAAGAAGAATGAGTGCGGGCGAGGGGGGACATTTTTGGTAAATATGGGCAAAAACTGAGGGCAATTCAGAAAAAAGCAAAGCAAAAGCGATGAGGCTCCCACCTGAGATTGCAGAGAAGCAGAGGGAGTGATAGACACAGACAGATCTGAGTCGGGAGAACGAGTCGGGAGAACGAGTTCGAGGACGAGTTCGAGTATGTACTTAGGAAGCTCTGCTGATTGTTGTTGTCAGCAATTAATGGTTTAAAGTTCATACAGTACGCATTGAGAGTGAAGATTGTCCCCACCGTTAGATCGCATCTCTGAAACTCCACACCAACCGTCCGATTTattccctctctccctccccctctctctgtctctccctatcctctctccctctctagcTTAGCTCTAATTTTGGAGTCGAAGCAGAAGACCTTCACTGAAACCGATCGGTCTCCAAAATTCTCGAGTCTCTCACGCGGCGCTTTCTCAGGTACTTTCTTGGATTGTTGCCCTATctttaatcttttttctttggttAAAACGAGTAAAGTTATTTCTGTTTGGTTGCTCGGAAAATGGGGGGAAAaagaaataggaaaagaaagtgaaatCTGGATCGTGTCTTTTCTTGctttggttataaaaaaaattatagcttcgctgttctttttaaaaaatgtccGGAATATACTTGCCTTCCTTTTCCGCTACTTTCATAGTAATCAAGCAGGGAGAAAGGAAGAGCGAGGGAGAaagattgttttgtttttttaaagaaaattgctGCTAATCTTAGTTTAGATTTTCAAGGATGATTTTCTTTGTGATTTGAGCTTAATTGTCATtggaatttttgttttctcttgtacAGATTTGAGCCCTGTGACGGCGTTCTTATGACGGAGCTCAAGAACAAACTGTGTAAGTGGGTTTCAGAGTCTGAGAGACAAAAATAAGTGGATATTTTCTCCATAACGAAGAAATTTGGGCAACaaattttggatttgatttCTTCTAAATTGGTTGCCCCTTTGAGGAATCTCCAGACATATAACAGGGTTTGAAGGCAAAGAGGGCTAAAATAGTGAGTAATCCTGATTTTTTCtgggttttctttcttcttcttctttattgttCTTGAATACCTGAAATTTGTCTGTGGTTGTCGTTGAAGTTTAGCTCTATAACTTCACTTTCAGCCAAAACTGGAAGGAACCATATAGTtagaattagaaagagagacacagagaatcaatggaagatttttcaaaatacacTCATAGTCCAGTTCATTTGGCGGTGGTGCGCCGTGACTATGCCGCCTTAAGGCGCATTATCTCTACCCTGCCACGGCTCGCCAAGGCTGGAGAGGTTAATACTGAAGAGGAGTCTCTTGCTGCTGAGCTCCAGGCTGATGCCGTCTCAACTGTTATTGATCGTCGTGATGTTCCAGGGCGTGAGACTCCTTTACACCTTGCAGTACGCCTCCGGGATGCCACCTCTGCAGAGATTTTGATGGCAGCTGGTGCGGACTGGAGTCTCCAGAATGAGAATGGTTGGAGTGCTCTCCAGGAGGCAGTGTGCACTAGGGAAGAGTCAATTGCACTGATCATTGCAAGGCATTACCAACCTCTCGCTTGGGCAAAATGGTGTCGTAGACTGCCACGTATTGTTGCCTCAATGGCTCGTATTCGTGATTTTTACATGGAGATAACTTTCCATTTTGAGAGCTCGGTCATTCCATTTATTGGTCGTATTGCTCCATCAGATACTTACCGTATTTGGAAGCGCGGTTCTAATCTTCGTGCTGATATGACCCTTGCTGGTTTTGATGGTTTCCGGATTCAAAGGTCGGATCAGACATTTTTGTTTCTCGGAGAAGGTTACTCTTCAGAGGATGGCAATGTGACTTTGTCACCGGGTTCTTTGATTGTTCTTTCCCATAAGGAGAAGGAAATTACAAATGCTTTGGAAGGTGCAGGCACCCAACCAACAGAAGCAGAAGTTGCACATGAAGTGGCATTGATGTCGCAGACAAACATGTATAGGCCTGGTATTGATGTTACGCAGGCTGAGCTTGTTCCCCATTTGAATTGGAGGCGACTGGAGAGGACTGAGATGGTTGGAAATTGGAAGGCCAAAGTTTATGATATGCTTCACGTTATGGTGAGCGTGAAGTCAAGGCGGGTTCCTGGTGCCATGACAGATGAGGAACTTTTTGCCGTGGATGATGAAGAAAGGTTGGCAAATGGTGATAACAATGATGACTATGATGATGTTTTGACAGCTGAAGAAAGGATGCAACTGGATTCTGCACTACGAATGGGGAACTCAGATGGCCTTTGTGAGGATGAGGAACATGGGATTGTCGAATATCAAGAAAATGGTTCAGTAGGTTTCCATGAGAATGGTGAATCCAATGGtgcaaaagagaagaaaagttgGTTCGGTTGGAACAAAAAAGGTTCAAAGAGTATTGTTGAGGATCCTGAAGACTCCAAGATTTTGAAGAAGTTCTCGAAGTTGGCCCCAGAAGGTAGCAATCAGAAACCAGTGGATCATCAAAAATCATCATCCGAATTTGCGAAGGAGGATATGGGGGATGCCAAGAAGGGAAAAGATAAAAGCagtaagaagaaaaagaagaaaggggcCACTAGTGAATCGAAGCTTGAGAGTGAATACAAAAAAGGTTTGAGACCAGTCTTATGGTTGACACCAGATTTCTCTCTGAAAACAGATGAGCTACTGCCTCTACTTGACATCTTGGCCAACAAGGTCAAAGCCGTTAGGAGACTCAGGGAACTTTTGACCACTAAACTTCCACCTGGGACGTTTCCTGTCAAGGTAATGTTGATACATTGACTTtgctaaacttttttttttctatttatgaGTGAATGATTTTGCAATATACCCATTGCTATATGCTTATATTACTTTCTGCTTTTATAATGGACTTTCGTTTTTTTAGTAAGTGCTTTTATTATTACCTTTCTTTACCTGCCttcatttgttttcctttttttggtagATTACATAGTTggaaattcttttttcttttctttgttttctttgcaAGAAATTCTGAGGATCGTTGATGAGGTCCAAGTATTTTCATCGCCTTCCGCTTCTTAATAGTTGTTACTATATGCTTATATCACTTTCTGCTTTTAGTATGAAATATCTTCACCTTCCTTcatttgttttcccttttttattcattgattATAAAGTTGGAAGgcctcttttttctctttttttgataagtaggcCTCTTTTTTCTCTTAACAAGAAATTCTGAGGATCTTTGATGAGGTCCAAGTTATTTTCAGCACTttgatcttcatcatcatcattatcctCTATCTCTCTGATGGCGGTGAGGActtggaaaataatttttctaggGTTGAAAGAAGTTTCATTCAGAAACGGCTAGCTGTCCCTCCTTTTCTGTCTGTTTTTCCACAAAAAGTTATGTTTTTGTCCAAAATTCTAGAAGTCATTATGTCTCACTTGAAATTAGGAGCTAGCTTTTGAAATGAACTGAGTTTTCCTTTCATTTGTAAAACTTGCaaatcatattaaattttattctaaaatttggaatttgattttatttctctgtTCCTAACTGGGTTCGTATGTTTTCCATGGTTACTATGAACATAATATGGGAGATTCTGTAAGCATGGTAGTAGATGATTTGGAAGGTGGGTACTTTTTCCTCTAAGGAGGTATTTATGGCAAGAAATGAGTGCCCAAACTTTGAGTATTCTAAGTGTTATTGGTCTGATTTTTATAAGCTATTGTTTTGAGATTGCTTTTGGACTGGATAGCTGCTACTGATTTCTTCACTAGTACTATTGACATTTTAGACTTCCGAGCTTTTAcaagttagtttttttttttttttgggattaatTATTACCttatattgaaaaaagaaatacaagacTTAACGTCTCAATTGAAACTAGGAACTACAGTAGATTTGTTATCATTAGTCAAATTTCCATATCATATTTTCCTGAAGACCTGTTGAAATCCTATACATTTCTTCTATATCTCTGTTATCATTACTAACATCTTTCGTGATAAGTCCTGTCAAATATGACTGTGTTATCATATTAACTGAAGTGATCTtaatctgttttaattaaacgAAAGCACCTGTGGGGGAGGCATTGAAATAGGAAAAAGAGGGAGGTCTTGTTGCGGGATGTTGTGACTTCAGCAGTGCTAGCAGTCATAGAAGAGCGTGtggaaatagaaatagaaatagaaatacaTGATAATGTGTGTAGAAATAGAAATACATGATAATGTGTGATGATCCCAAGGGTTAAAAACTTAACCAGGTTATTATCCAGCAGTCTTagggcttttggatcaatgatTTGATATTTAACAATTGGTATTTAGAGCAGAGCCACGTTAGGAGTTCAAGTTACCAAAGGGGCAGCCTATAGGCTAGATTAAAATGCCTTAGTACTATGTATGGGCATGGTGTTAAGTTattgaatactgatagatgagTGTAGTcgccaaaaggaaaaaagggcTACCGCCGGATCAGTATCGATAGAGTGGGCCATCGTGGATGTCAGATTTGGAAGCGTGGTAGAATGTTATGATCATGAGGCTTGaaggtttaaccaaattagtatccaacagtccTAGGTTTCtggatcaatggttgggtctttaacatAATGTTGCACTCTTACTTAAGATATATGTTTTGCTTTTAATTTGGTGAATCTAATTGGAAGCGTATCAATTTCTTGTTGATATTGCTGTaagatatgaaaatatattttgttacaCATGCTGCTGAGGGTTCCTTACAGAAGCATTCACTTTGGTGAGGTCCTGGCATTTTAGATATCACTcaactcttttttgtttttcattaaaaaatcttaaataaaaagagagatattGAAAGTGAAGTAACTATGACATCTGTATTTCCATAGTGGCAAACACTTtaaggatttttctttttttctaatttcacataagatttacttataaaaaaattagccTGATGGACTAGGCAGTGATGGAAATTTCCAAATTAGTCATGTAGCAATCAGGCGACCTaataacaaatcatttttagaCTTAAGTTTTCTTGATGCAACAGGGATTTGGTTTGGAACATATTCTTCAtcttaattttagatttttttagaattatctTGAGCCTGATCAAAGGATGAAAAAGTAATCTTGGGGTCAGCAAAGTGGGCAAACACAAGtaacaccaaaacaaaacaacaataggaaaagaacaagagcagaaaataaaaaaattatagagcaATTGATTGAAATTCAGAAATTTTCTTGTATGGTTGAGTCTGATGTAGGATGTAAATTCCTTGCACTCTGTACTGAAAGAGGTGATTGGTTTAACGGCCTTGTTTGGCTCAAAGCATTTGATTATTCCTATTAAAACTTCTCATACATGTTTGATTTGTGTTGGGAAAACTAGATTTATACATTTTCTTGATcagtaaaagaaattttattatatcaaagaaattaggcatagcccaagtacacggggaGTATACAAGAGAGGACACCTAATTACAATCTAGGATCttgaaagagagaaggaaatcatgaaaattttcCCATCAAGAACAATAGCAGAAGCCCAAAGgaatatatgaaagaaaaaaccttTAATCTCTTCCAGCAAGCGTATCTTCAAAACTTCGGCCATTCCTCACAAGCCAAATTCACTGCATAAGGCATagaggaatcattttccatatgACAGCGATTTGGTGGTTACCCTGGAAACCTCTCTAACAAGCCagaagatccaccaccctcctagaCCCATGCCAATATGCAATACCAATCCTATGaaaaatctcatattattaAACCTTTGCCACCTCACAGTGAAGTAATAAACgatccacagattctccattctttttacacataaaccaccaatccaaaacaatGAGACCGTGCTTTCTCAAGCTGCTGTGTATAAATGGCGTTCATTATTTTAAGTGCAATTTTCTATTGCATCATAGGCCAACACGTTTAGATAATAATAAGTCTGCTAGTTATTGCTTGGTTAATAGCTTATAATGGGTTAATGATAACCAAGGTTCCTTTCTAGATCATTCTGAGTATTAAGCGCTCTCTTGATACCAGTCCTTGAGAGTTCATTTGTATcctgagtttttttcttttccttttttctctttcaaatttcCTATTGGATTGATTAGTCATTGTTCAACAAAGAGTAGTGTCTCATAAACTAGTaatcatattttcattattCATTCTAGCTCCTACTTTTGTATATCATTATAAAATCTTACTCTCTTCTGCAGATAGCAATCCCAATTGTCCCCACTATAAGAGTCCTTGTTACTTTCACTAAGTTTGAAGAACTTCAGCCATCAGAGGAGTTTTCAACCCCTCTCTCCAGCCCTGCACATTTCCAGGATGCCAAGTCCAAGGAATCAGAGGGGTCCACGTCATGGATTTCGTGGATGAGAGGGAGTCGTGGTGGGCAATCTAGTGACAGTGACAGTCACCGATATAAGGATGAGGTTGACCCATTCCAAATACCGTCAGACTATACATGGGTTGATGCAAATGAGAAGAAGCGCCGCTTGAAGGCAAAGAAAGccaagagcaagaaaaataggAAACACGCAGCAGCGAGAGGTGGGGACGGTGGACATCAGGTCAGTGAGGATGTAGAAGAATAACTACCTCAAAATCTATTTCATGCTTCGCCACTTTTTAGGTCCGACTAtgaggagggagagggaggttaACTCCTCTGCGCAGCTGACCTTCAATTTTCCCTTTGGATGATTTGGTTGGTGGATGATTGTTTGGAAATCAATTTGTTGTTGATTAAGAAGGGCCTTGTCTTCTTGATCAGTTGTATTTTTATGTGAAGTGAGATCATCGAGGAGCAGAGTCTTCTCGTTTCTCTGATAGCGTGTTTTACTTCCAATTTTTCGTTGACACCAATCTTTGTATCTAATTCAAGTAACAAtgttacattttttcttttttgtgattGGTATTCTCTCATGTCATTCTAGCGCAAGTTAACAACTATTCTTTTCAGCTCGCTTTGTTTTGCTAGTGTGCGTTCTTTGTTATTTCAAGTTTAGCGTTAAAATTAGGTTTATCAAGCTATACTTTATCTTACTATTAATAACTTAATGGCAAGATTTTACCTTCTAAGCTAGCCAGAATATGCAATGAATTAGCCGACAAGAGAATATGCATGTGCAATTTCTGTCAAGCAGTAGGAATATTTCATACCATGAAACCGCGGAGAGGAATTAGCAAGTAATTTGGTTGCATTTGGATAgaagaatataaatttaaattcggATTTAAACTCTACCATGATTTCAAATGTAAGACTTTGAAAAACTTAAGGTTGTTTTGCTTTGGCGCAAACCcaaattttaatatagactTGAGCAAgagatttcaattttaaaaacctAAATGCAAATCCTTCCCCTATATCCATCTATCCAAATGCACCTTAAAGTCTAATGTTGTGAAGATTAGGGATGGATGCCAAAACTAATTGAAATCGGTGGAGAATGTTAGAATCCTCTTGTAATCTACTGTAATAGTGAAGATGGTGGAAATGAAAGAGTGCGGCTGTAGTATGAATTAATTGGGATGCTGTTGAGGAATGTAATGGAAATGGAATGCTACGGACTGATACAAAAGTGAATGAGCACACCAGGTGTTTGGATAAATGGCTAGAAGAACTATATTGCTACGGGAGTAACTTCGAGGGCTCCCAACCTCCTACAGAATTCCTTCTTACAATATCCTCTGATTTTCAATTCCACTACCTTCCCTGCCTTAAGACGTTGCTCTAACAGAATTCCGAATAAACTAACTTGACCTCACAGTATGCAGAAAATAAATGACAGACCAGTATGAAAACAGACAGTTGATAGATGAACGCATCGTTTGGAATAATTCCAAACGCTGCGTTTACAGACCCCATAATAATAAAGACAATTGAAACGGTGCGTAGCACCCATCTACAGCTAATAAAAACACCCAGCAATACGGTGCGTCTTGTTCTTCAAGTCCCAGACTTCCACGACGTCGTTCCAGCCTTCTTTGAACTGCTTCAAGTCTCCTTTCTTCACTTCAACAGATCCCGCAAACACTTGACTTCCGTAACTCAGCTCTTGTCTTCTTCCTTAGCACCGACAGAGCTCTAACAGAGAATTGGTTAGTCAGCGGTCCAATGAGACAAAACAGACATTAGCCAATTCGATTCTCAGTTTGAAACCAGAGCAAATCAACGAGCCGACcgattatatatacatatatatattattttattcttgcaTAAAACGATAACGATGTCGTTTCATTAATatgagtaagaaaaaaaattaactgaaACGATGTCATTTGATTTAATAAACCAAATGCGTCATTTTGGTTACGACTTTAGTCGTAACCCCCTCCTTCTCCCTTCTTCGACTTggccgctctctctctctctctctctctctgcttggTTTGGTTGTCCACTGGTGGTTGAGAAATTGATGCCCGTTATCTCTGTTGGTCGTCATTATCCTTGTGAGCAATAAGTCTTAACCTTGGTTTACCATTTAATTTCAATCCATATTTTCCTTACTGTTTGATGTCTAACTTGTTTATCTAATTATCTCTATATAGGCATTTCGAAATTTTGGAGCAAATTTTTTATCCTTTGGATTAGGATTGAATAGTAACCGAGAGCCTGTTTTCCATTATGAGTGGTGATCTACATGTTTAGTTTAGTGTATTTCTTTTCAGGAAAAAACTGTTGTGATGTGAATTGTGGAAAGATGAGTGAactaaaaatctagattttagaACCCCTTGTGATGTTTGACATGTTGCAAACTAGTTGTTGtgtaattgtaatttttattttcatatttgagatgtgctttattttgttttctacttTGTTTACatgttttgtaattgtttttgtCTTTCACATGTTAAATGGATTCTTTATCAACTCCAATTGGTGTTGACTCAAATAAATTGACCACAAACTTGGAAGATGATTTGAGAGATATCCAAAAATCAGAACTCCCAAATGCCCCGCCCATAGTACTTATCCACTTACTAAGAAATGGAAGGAGAAGGGTCTGTCATTTGTTTGGGACCATTTTAAGATGTAGAGAGTTGTCCCGTGGACGAGCCTAAGGCCAAGTGGATACTAGAGTGCATCATGTTTTAGTTGGTTCAAATGATGGTTCATGGCATTTACGTGCTAAGCATGTGTAGTTTAGGATGACATAAGAGATGGCAGAGGCAGCGGCTATCTATGAATAGATGTGTGCATGATGGTTGGGAGCA
This genomic interval from Juglans microcarpa x Juglans regia isolate MS1-56 chromosome 4D, Jm3101_v1.0, whole genome shotgun sequence contains the following:
- the LOC121259522 gene encoding ankyrin repeat domain-containing protein 13A, with translation MEDFSKYTHSPVHLAVVRRDYAALRRIISTLPRLAKAGEVNTEEESLAAELQADAVSTVIDRRDVPGRETPLHLAVRLRDATSAEILMAAGADWSLQNENGWSALQEAVCTREESIALIIARHYQPLAWAKWCRRLPRIVASMARIRDFYMEITFHFESSVIPFIGRIAPSDTYRIWKRGSNLRADMTLAGFDGFRIQRSDQTFLFLGEGYSSEDGNVTLSPGSLIVLSHKEKEITNALEGAGTQPTEAEVAHEVALMSQTNMYRPGIDVTQAELVPHLNWRRLERTEMVGNWKAKVYDMLHVMVSVKSRRVPGAMTDEELFAVDDEERLANGDNNDDYDDVLTAEERMQLDSALRMGNSDGLCEDEEHGIVEYQENGSVGFHENGESNGAKEKKSWFGWNKKGSKSIVEDPEDSKILKKFSKLAPEGSNQKPVDHQKSSSEFAKEDMGDAKKGKDKSSKKKKKKGATSESKLESEYKKGLRPVLWLTPDFSLKTDELLPLLDILANKVKAVRRLRELLTTKLPPGTFPVKIAIPIVPTIRVLVTFTKFEELQPSEEFSTPLSSPAHFQDAKSKESEGSTSWISWMRGSRGGQSSDSDSHRYKDEVDPFQIPSDYTWVDANEKKRRLKAKKAKSKKNRKHAAARGGDGGHQVSEDVEE